The Cupriavidus sp. EM10 genome includes a region encoding these proteins:
- a CDS encoding iron-containing alcohol dehydrogenase: MNSFRFQTVPTVIVESGAARRLGALLREAYPQALRLCVVTDGFLAKSGLLAPALDDLGKHGWQVTVIDDVVADPPEHIVLEATERARQANAEVVLGLGGGSSMDVAKLIAVLLPATQSIQDMYGVKKVTGTRLPLVQMPTTAGTGSEVTAVSIVTTGETTKMGVVAPQLFADLAILDAELTLGLPRGATAATGIDAMVHAIEAYTSAHLKNPVSDMLAVRALQLLSQNLMRACDNGHDLAAREAMLLGAMFAGQSFANSPVAAVHALAYPIGGIFHVAHGLSNALVLPHVMKFNAPAACKRYAELCDVVLPGTTGSDETKTAALIAHIEGLIEATGIPRTLREVGVKQADLSRMASDAMLQTRLLVNNPREVTEADAFAIYSAAF; the protein is encoded by the coding sequence ATGAATTCGTTCCGCTTCCAGACCGTGCCGACGGTCATCGTCGAATCTGGCGCGGCGCGCCGGCTGGGCGCGTTGCTGCGCGAGGCTTACCCGCAGGCCCTGCGTCTGTGCGTCGTCACCGATGGCTTCCTGGCGAAGAGCGGCCTGCTGGCGCCGGCGCTGGACGACCTGGGCAAGCATGGCTGGCAGGTGACCGTGATCGACGACGTCGTGGCCGATCCGCCGGAGCACATCGTGCTGGAAGCCACCGAACGCGCCCGCCAGGCCAACGCCGAAGTCGTGCTGGGCCTGGGCGGCGGTTCGTCGATGGACGTGGCCAAGCTGATCGCCGTGCTGCTGCCGGCCACGCAGTCCATCCAGGACATGTACGGCGTGAAGAAGGTCACGGGCACGCGCCTGCCATTGGTGCAGATGCCCACCACGGCCGGCACCGGCTCCGAAGTCACGGCCGTATCGATCGTGACCACGGGCGAGACCACCAAGATGGGCGTGGTGGCGCCGCAGCTGTTCGCCGACCTGGCCATCCTCGATGCGGAACTGACGCTGGGCCTGCCGCGCGGCGCCACGGCGGCCACCGGCATCGACGCGATGGTCCACGCCATCGAGGCCTACACCAGCGCGCACCTGAAGAATCCGGTGTCCGACATGCTGGCCGTGCGGGCGCTGCAACTGTTGTCGCAGAACCTGATGCGCGCCTGCGACAACGGCCACGATCTGGCCGCACGCGAGGCCATGCTGCTGGGTGCGATGTTCGCGGGCCAGTCGTTCGCCAACTCGCCCGTGGCCGCGGTGCATGCGCTGGCCTATCCGATCGGCGGCATCTTCCACGTGGCGCACGGCCTGTCCAACGCACTGGTCCTGCCGCACGTGATGAAGTTCAACGCGCCAGCGGCCTGCAAGCGCTACGCGGAACTGTGCGATGTGGTGCTGCCCGGCACCACCGGCAGCGACGAGACCAAGACGGCGGCGCTGATCGCGCATATTGAGGGCCTGATCGAAGCCACCGGCATTCCGCGCACGCTGCGCGAAGTGGGGGTCAAGCAGGCCGACCTGAGCCGGATGGCCAGCGACGCGATGCTGCAGACGCGCCTGCTGGTCAACAATCCGCGCGAAGTCACCGAAGCCGACGCGTTCGCGATCTACAGCGCGGCATTCTGA
- a CDS encoding sensor histidine kinase KdpD: MTDAPRIPSSPVPHSAGGGAPEDASAAVRGIGEVSALIEQAAHDLRSSLNAIQSWSYVLDRSIDSLAAPAQRALDGMRSGMQQQLALIEEMEEGVRLLADERAATWEETDLRVLAGLAIEDKRAAAEARGVILAALDTQDGGAGFVVPGDALRIGPLLRHLLVHCIWRAAAGGSVRVYLSAEPDYVKFRITESPPVERTRGESRLAALSDFFGRRAPPNGGHSPRQSTALLLTRRMVELQGAELTAENENCGDSENVTVCIAVRFLRAGSARSV; this comes from the coding sequence ATGACTGACGCTCCGCGCATTCCTTCCTCTCCCGTGCCGCATTCGGCAGGCGGGGGTGCCCCCGAGGACGCTTCCGCTGCCGTGCGCGGCATTGGCGAGGTGTCCGCGCTGATCGAGCAGGCGGCCCATGACCTGCGGTCGTCGCTCAATGCCATCCAGAGCTGGAGCTACGTGCTGGACCGCTCCATCGACTCGCTGGCCGCCCCGGCGCAGCGCGCGCTGGACGGTATGCGTTCCGGGATGCAGCAGCAACTGGCGCTGATCGAGGAAATGGAAGAGGGCGTCCGGTTGCTGGCCGACGAGCGGGCTGCCACGTGGGAAGAAACCGACCTTCGGGTGCTGGCTGGCCTGGCCATCGAGGACAAACGGGCCGCCGCCGAGGCGCGCGGGGTCATCCTGGCCGCGCTGGATACGCAGGACGGCGGCGCCGGCTTCGTGGTGCCGGGCGATGCGCTGCGCATCGGCCCGTTGCTCAGGCACCTGCTGGTGCACTGCATCTGGCGGGCCGCCGCCGGTGGGTCGGTGCGGGTCTATCTGAGCGCCGAACCGGACTACGTCAAATTCCGCATCACCGAAAGCCCGCCTGTGGAGCGCACGCGCGGCGAAAGCCGACTGGCGGCGCTGAGCGACTTCTTCGGCCGTCGTGCCCCGCCCAACGGCGGGCATTCGCCCCGGCAAAGCACGGCGCTGCTGCTGACGCGGCGCATGGTGGAGCTGCAGGGCGCCGAACTGACTGCCGAAAACGAGAACTGCGGCGACAGCGAGAATGTCACCGTCTGCATCGCCGTGCGTTTCCTGCGCGCGGGCTCCGCACGTTCCGTCTGA
- a CDS encoding low affinity iron permease family protein gives MQHQPTQRRLFQMFDHFAGAATRQAGSPVAFALAFFVVVAWAVTGPIFGYSETWQLVINTGTTIVTFLMVFLIQQSQNKDALAVHLKLNELLASHREASNHLVAIEELDEEELRQLVKFYRHLADLADEEGDVKCSHSIDEANENHAEKKRVHGARRTPRQDRDQHAAA, from the coding sequence ATGCAACACCAACCTACACAACGCCGGCTGTTCCAGATGTTCGACCACTTCGCAGGCGCCGCGACACGGCAGGCCGGTTCCCCGGTGGCGTTCGCGCTGGCCTTTTTCGTCGTGGTGGCCTGGGCCGTCACGGGGCCGATCTTCGGCTACTCCGAAACCTGGCAGCTCGTGATCAACACAGGTACGACCATCGTCACGTTCTTAATGGTGTTCCTGATCCAGCAGAGCCAGAACAAGGATGCGCTGGCTGTCCATCTGAAGCTGAACGAACTGCTGGCGTCCCACCGCGAAGCCAGCAACCACCTGGTGGCCATCGAGGAACTCGACGAGGAGGAATTGCGCCAACTGGTGAAGTTCTACCGGCATCTGGCGGATCTGGCCGACGAGGAGGGCGACGTGAAGTGCAGCCATTCCATCGACGAAGCCAACGAAAACCACGCGGAGAAGAAACGGGTGCATGGCGCGCGGCGTACGCCCCGGCAGGACCGCGACCAGCACGCCGCCGCGTAG
- a CDS encoding DUF3008 family protein, whose translation MPAKSKAQQMAAGAALSAKRGERKSGSLKGASKSMAKSMSESELKKMASTRQKGKPEHKSKS comes from the coding sequence ATGCCAGCCAAATCCAAGGCACAGCAGATGGCGGCCGGAGCCGCCTTGTCAGCAAAGCGCGGCGAGCGCAAGTCCGGCTCGCTCAAGGGCGCCTCGAAGTCGATGGCCAAGTCGATGAGCGAAAGCGAGCTCAAGAAGATGGCCAGCACCAGGCAGAAGGGCAAGCCCGAGCACAAGTCGAAGAGCTAG
- a CDS encoding DUF3309 family protein has product MGIGTILLIVLILLLVGALPTWPYSSGWGYGPSGGLGLIVIIVVLLVVLGRI; this is encoded by the coding sequence ATGGGTATCGGCACAATTCTTCTGATCGTCCTCATCCTTCTTCTGGTTGGCGCACTGCCAACGTGGCCGTACAGTTCCGGTTGGGGCTATGGGCCCAGCGGCGGCCTGGGGCTGATCGTCATCATCGTCGTGCTCCTGGTGGTATTGGGACGGATCTAG
- a CDS encoding ParB-like protein, producing MVTNATAELATLRPTQITLGMYQVHEKMDVSARPRSAAALRRLLEDHRIQTIAGPGGALYIADHHHWARAWLELGWEEAPVAILDDLSHLAPGKFWKRMRALGHVHPYDEHGEHLSEKDLPATVMGMRDDPYRSLAAFTRNAGAYRKPGNAYGDFRWAAFFRRYVAEDMESIAGFARAMTQAIPLARSSKARRLPGFVGKCENGLAK from the coding sequence ATGGTGACCAACGCCACGGCCGAGCTGGCCACGCTCCGGCCCACCCAGATCACGCTGGGTATGTATCAGGTGCACGAGAAAATGGACGTTTCGGCCCGGCCGCGCTCCGCCGCGGCGCTGCGGCGGCTCCTGGAAGACCACCGGATCCAGACCATCGCAGGTCCCGGCGGCGCGCTCTATATCGCCGATCATCACCACTGGGCCCGGGCCTGGCTCGAACTGGGCTGGGAAGAGGCGCCGGTGGCCATCCTCGACGACCTGAGCCACCTGGCTCCCGGCAAGTTCTGGAAGCGCATGCGCGCGCTGGGCCATGTCCATCCCTATGACGAACACGGCGAGCATCTTTCCGAGAAGGATCTGCCCGCCACGGTCATGGGCATGCGCGACGATCCTTACCGCAGCCTGGCCGCGTTCACGCGCAACGCGGGCGCGTATCGCAAGCCGGGCAACGCGTACGGCGATTTCCGCTGGGCCGCCTTCTTCCGCCGGTACGTCGCGGAGGACATGGAGAGCATTGCCGGCTTCGCGCGTGCCATGACCCAGGCCATCCCGCTGGCGCGCAGCAGCAAGGCGCGGCGCCTGCCGGGTTTCGTGGGGAAATGCGAGAACGGGCTGGCGAAGTAA
- a CDS encoding BON domain-containing protein: protein MQTESQAPRRNSPDEEDELLRERVGTCIAEFCGGDMPDGVAVHVVERRVTITGQVEDIDIAQRIEKAASTPPGILGVSNQLTTRVPPPREAPGQPLQATGMNADPAEKPAGQVNHKV from the coding sequence ATGCAAACGGAAAGCCAAGCGCCCCGCCGTAACAGCCCCGACGAGGAAGATGAACTGCTGCGCGAGCGCGTGGGCACCTGCATCGCCGAATTCTGCGGCGGCGACATGCCCGACGGCGTGGCCGTGCATGTGGTGGAGCGCCGGGTGACGATCACCGGCCAGGTCGAGGACATCGATATTGCGCAGCGCATCGAAAAGGCCGCGTCGACGCCGCCGGGCATTCTGGGCGTCTCCAACCAGCTGACCACCCGCGTGCCGCCGCCGCGCGAGGCGCCGGGCCAGCCGCTGCAGGCCACCGGCATGAACGCCGATCCCGCCGAAAAGCCTGCCGGGCAGGTCAACCACAAGGTCTAG
- a CDS encoding DNA topoisomerase IB, protein MTRTTIADSDSPALDAALRKAGLHHVDDSEPGIVRRRAGKGFTYLGPDGKRVDAATQARIDALAIPPAYESVWICADPNGHLQATGRDARGRKQYLYHAEWAALRDADKYARLMAFGHALPRLRGRVKRDLARNGMPREKVLAAVVTLLDATLVRVGTPRYAEQNRTYGLTTLKRKHVAVKGSRLRFQFTGKSGVTHDVSVNDARLARVVRNCADLPGQRLFKYKDSDGEVREIGSSDVNAYLQEVTGGDFTAKDFRTWAGSVHALALLRKTPAETEAARKKAMVDVIRSVAQRLRNTMAVCRKCYVHPDVLAAFMADALQALPAPRAGMRLRTDEARLLALLESTTTLARPARQAA, encoded by the coding sequence ATGACACGCACCACCATCGCCGATTCCGACAGCCCCGCCCTGGACGCCGCGCTACGCAAGGCGGGGCTGCACCATGTCGACGACAGCGAGCCCGGTATCGTCCGCCGGCGCGCCGGCAAGGGCTTCACCTATCTCGGCCCCGACGGCAAGCGCGTGGATGCCGCAACACAGGCGCGCATCGACGCGCTGGCGATTCCGCCCGCCTACGAATCGGTCTGGATCTGCGCCGATCCCAACGGACATCTGCAGGCCACCGGCCGCGATGCGCGCGGGCGCAAGCAGTACCTCTACCACGCGGAATGGGCCGCCCTTCGTGATGCCGACAAGTACGCGCGGCTGATGGCGTTCGGGCACGCGCTGCCGCGCCTGCGGGGTCGCGTCAAGCGCGACCTCGCGCGCAACGGCATGCCGCGCGAAAAGGTGCTGGCCGCCGTGGTGACGCTGCTTGATGCCACGCTCGTGCGCGTTGGCACGCCGCGCTACGCGGAACAGAACCGTACGTATGGGCTCACCACGCTGAAGCGCAAGCACGTTGCCGTGAAAGGCAGCCGGCTGCGCTTCCAGTTCACCGGTAAGAGCGGCGTCACGCATGACGTCTCGGTGAACGACGCGCGGCTGGCGCGGGTGGTGCGCAATTGCGCCGACCTGCCGGGCCAGCGACTTTTCAAGTACAAGGACAGCGACGGCGAAGTGCGCGAGATCGGCTCGTCCGACGTCAATGCCTACCTGCAGGAAGTGACCGGCGGCGATTTCACCGCCAAGGACTTCCGCACCTGGGCAGGCAGCGTGCATGCGCTGGCGCTGCTGCGCAAGACGCCCGCCGAAACCGAGGCGGCGCGCAAGAAGGCGATGGTCGACGTAATCCGCAGCGTGGCGCAGCGGCTGCGCAACACAATGGCCGTCTGCCGCAAGTGCTATGTGCATCCCGACGTGCTGGCGGCGTTCATGGCAGACGCGTTGCAGGCTTTACCGGCACCGCGTGCAGGCATGCGCCTGCGTACCGACGAGGCACGGTTGCTGGCCCTCCTGGAAAGCACCACCACGCTGGCGCGACCCGCGCGGCAGGCGGCCTGA
- a CDS encoding ParB/Srx family N-terminal domain-containing protein: MVPIDHLHPTQITVGAYHVAQKMHVTRRLDHADIPAFLDQHRVHVVIGPEQSLYIVDHHHWVRAWQDMGIEMVPALVRNDFSHLSVRDFWKRMAKDHMVHPFDEHGRRRPIKELPADVHSMRDDPYRSLEAFVQLAGGYRKVKTAYSDFRWADFFRKHIKGPLDTHHTFAAALAKGLQLAMSPKARDLPGYLGPCKKKTRADK; encoded by the coding sequence ATGGTGCCCATCGATCACCTGCATCCGACGCAGATCACGGTCGGCGCGTATCACGTCGCCCAGAAGATGCACGTCACGCGGCGCCTGGACCATGCCGACATCCCCGCGTTTCTGGACCAGCACCGCGTCCACGTGGTGATCGGGCCGGAGCAGTCGCTCTATATCGTCGATCACCACCACTGGGTACGGGCTTGGCAGGACATGGGCATCGAGATGGTGCCGGCACTGGTGCGCAACGACTTCAGCCATCTGTCGGTCCGTGATTTCTGGAAACGCATGGCCAAGGACCATATGGTCCACCCCTTCGACGAGCATGGTCGCCGCCGCCCGATCAAGGAGTTGCCGGCTGACGTGCACAGCATGCGCGACGACCCCTACCGCAGCCTTGAGGCCTTCGTGCAGCTGGCCGGCGGATATCGCAAGGTCAAGACAGCCTATTCGGACTTCCGCTGGGCCGACTTCTTCCGCAAGCACATCAAGGGGCCACTCGACACGCACCACACGTTCGCGGCGGCGCTGGCCAAGGGGCTGCAACTGGCGATGAGCCCCAAGGCGCGCGACCTGCCCGGCTACCTGGGCCCGTGCAAGAAGAAGACGCGCGCGGACAAGTGA
- a CDS encoding S9 family peptidase yields the protein MATHEESIQIHTEGGMIAGTVISPATKLPGVLFVHGWGGSQQQYLARAREVAGLGAVCMTFDLTGHAGTSAQYETVSRMRNLADVLAAYDMLVRHPEVDRNAVAVVGSSYGGYLAAVLCELRPVRWLAFRAPALYMDEGWESPKRQLHRDQDLVAYRRKVVAADTNRALRACTNFKGDVLVVASQHDNIVPHTAVLSYVDACIQASSITYRVLKGADHGLTSEDSQRAYSRLLLGWLSEMVTEARTGPAVAARPSKASTAQKTPHHDDGLEPERTGNGGEDKAREAVLAGGDDDENDPQVIAAQPRAERGAE from the coding sequence ATGGCCACTCATGAAGAATCGATACAGATCCATACCGAAGGCGGGATGATCGCGGGCACCGTGATCTCGCCTGCCACCAAGCTGCCCGGCGTGCTGTTCGTGCACGGCTGGGGCGGCAGCCAGCAGCAGTACCTGGCGCGGGCCCGCGAAGTGGCCGGCCTGGGCGCGGTCTGCATGACCTTCGACCTGACCGGCCACGCCGGTACGTCGGCGCAGTACGAGACGGTCAGCCGCATGCGCAACCTGGCCGACGTGCTGGCCGCGTACGACATGCTGGTGCGGCATCCCGAGGTGGACCGCAATGCCGTGGCGGTGGTGGGCAGCAGCTACGGCGGCTATCTGGCCGCCGTGCTGTGCGAGCTCCGGCCCGTGCGCTGGCTGGCGTTTCGCGCCCCGGCGCTGTATATGGACGAAGGCTGGGAATCGCCGAAGCGGCAACTGCATCGCGACCAGGACCTGGTGGCCTATCGCCGCAAGGTCGTGGCGGCCGACACCAATCGCGCATTGCGCGCCTGCACCAACTTCAAGGGCGATGTGCTGGTGGTGGCATCGCAGCACGACAACATCGTGCCGCACACGGCGGTGCTCAGCTACGTCGACGCCTGCATCCAGGCCAGCTCCATTACGTATCGCGTGCTCAAGGGCGCCGATCACGGGCTGACCAGCGAGGACAGCCAGCGCGCCTACTCCAGGCTGCTGCTGGGCTGGCTGAGCGAGATGGTGACCGAGGCGCGTACCGGGCCTGCGGTGGCGGCCCGGCCATCCAAGGCATCGACCGCGCAGAAGACCCCGCATCACGACGATGGGCTCGAACCGGAGCGCACGGGCAACGGTGGCGAGGACAAGGCGCGCGAGGCGGTGCTGGCGGGCGGGGACGACGACGAGAACGACCCACAGGTCATCGCCGCGCAGCCACGTGCCGAGCGCGGCGCGGAGTAG
- a CDS encoding sigma-54 dependent transcriptional regulator, with amino-acid sequence MPHILIVDDDENACAALAEIVAIEGFSSASANSLREARLQIGWRMPDAILADLRLPDGNGMELFDEVGSAGVEVILTTGYASVESAVEALRLGATDYLVKPINVTRLQTVLKRIATTSELRAEVHSLRGELRRYGRFGRLLGSSEAMQTVYDQLSKVGPTEATVLLIGESGTGKELAAQTVHELSARRRQPFLAVNCGAISPTLIETEMFGHERGSFTGADRQHKGYFERADGGTLFLDEITEMPLELQVKLLRVLETGSFMRVGTNRETHADVRVLAATNRNPEEAVADGKLRADLYHRLNVFPIELPPLRARGDDVVQIGNTMLEQLNAEQGTQRRFSAAVLESLRMHSWPGNVRELRNFVQRAYIMADQDVITEVQIPLQVAAAPSTGTAVVSVPVGMSLAEADRQLIFATLEQCAGVKKHAAEILGISLKTLYNRLEDYAAKGELPEWLRASRGGDASPPAAS; translated from the coding sequence ATGCCACATATCCTGATCGTTGACGACGACGAAAACGCCTGCGCGGCGCTGGCGGAAATCGTTGCGATCGAAGGCTTTTCCTCGGCCAGCGCCAACAGCCTTCGCGAGGCGCGCCTGCAGATCGGCTGGCGCATGCCCGATGCCATCCTTGCCGACTTGCGGCTGCCCGACGGCAACGGCATGGAGCTGTTCGACGAGGTCGGCTCCGCCGGCGTCGAGGTGATCCTGACCACCGGTTACGCCAGCGTGGAATCGGCCGTCGAGGCCCTGCGCCTGGGTGCCACCGACTACCTGGTCAAGCCGATCAACGTCACGCGGCTGCAGACCGTCCTGAAACGAATTGCCACCACCAGCGAGCTGCGTGCCGAAGTGCATTCGCTGCGCGGCGAACTGCGCCGCTATGGCCGCTTTGGCCGCCTGCTGGGCAGTTCCGAGGCCATGCAGACCGTTTACGACCAGCTCAGCAAGGTCGGCCCGACAGAGGCGACCGTGCTGCTGATCGGCGAAAGCGGTACCGGCAAGGAACTGGCCGCCCAGACCGTGCATGAACTGTCGGCACGCCGGCGCCAGCCGTTCCTGGCCGTCAACTGCGGCGCGATCTCGCCCACGCTGATCGAAACCGAGATGTTCGGTCACGAACGCGGCAGCTTCACGGGCGCCGACCGCCAGCACAAGGGCTATTTCGAACGCGCCGACGGCGGCACGCTGTTCCTCGACGAAATCACCGAGATGCCGCTGGAGCTGCAGGTCAAGCTGCTGCGCGTGCTGGAAACCGGTTCGTTCATGCGTGTGGGCACCAACCGCGAGACCCACGCCGACGTGCGCGTGCTGGCTGCCACCAACCGCAACCCCGAGGAAGCGGTGGCCGACGGCAAGCTGCGCGCCGACCTGTACCACCGCCTGAACGTGTTCCCGATCGAATTGCCCCCTCTGCGCGCGCGGGGCGACGACGTGGTGCAGATCGGCAATACGATGCTGGAGCAGCTCAACGCCGAGCAGGGCACGCAGCGCCGGTTCTCGGCCGCCGTGCTCGAAAGCCTGCGCATGCATTCGTGGCCGGGCAACGTGCGTGAACTGCGCAATTTCGTGCAGCGCGCGTACATCATGGCCGACCAGGACGTCATCACCGAGGTCCAGATCCCGCTGCAGGTAGCCGCCGCGCCCAGCACCGGCACGGCCGTGGTGTCGGTGCCGGTGGGGATGTCGCTGGCCGAGGCCGACCGCCAGCTGATTTTTGCCACGCTGGAACAATGTGCCGGCGTGAAGAAGCACGCAGCGGAAATTCTGGGCATCAGTTTGAAGACTTTGTACAACCGGCTGGAGGACTATGCGGCCAAGGGCGAACTGCCGGAATGGCTGCGGGCGTCACGTGGCGGCGACGCCAGCCCGCCTGCTGCCTCGTGA
- a CDS encoding sigma-54 interaction domain-containing protein produces MSTTATLPSGRPAAAPRPAGRRAAPAQVSLLWESTSPAMQRLIGQLNRVAATDVTMLAVGESGSGKEVVARAVHERSSRRSGPFVAVNCGAIAPTLIESELFGHEKGGFTGALEQKAGYFEQAQGGTLFLDEVTEMPLEMQIKLLRVLEARSFHRVGGDAPMVSDVRILAATNRDPMDAVRGGQLREDLLYRLAVFPLHIPPLRERTEDIIPLARHFLDEFNAMEQTEKTFSPGSLERLVRYDWPGNVRELKNSIYRAYILADRQVEIGNPGLASQPPRPTTVDGVVSVRVGTTLADTQREIILATLAKYDGDKRQAARALGISLKTLYNRLDLYRAS; encoded by the coding sequence GTGTCAACCACTGCCACGCTCCCTTCCGGCCGCCCCGCCGCCGCGCCCCGTCCTGCAGGGCGCCGCGCCGCACCCGCGCAGGTCTCGCTGCTCTGGGAAAGCACATCGCCCGCCATGCAACGACTGATTGGTCAGTTGAATCGCGTGGCAGCTACCGATGTGACCATGCTGGCGGTGGGCGAAAGCGGCAGCGGCAAGGAAGTGGTGGCGCGTGCGGTGCATGAGCGCAGCAGTCGCCGGAGCGGGCCGTTCGTGGCCGTCAACTGCGGCGCCATCGCGCCCACGCTGATCGAGTCCGAACTGTTCGGCCACGAGAAAGGCGGCTTCACGGGCGCACTGGAGCAGAAGGCCGGCTATTTCGAGCAGGCCCAGGGCGGCACGCTGTTCCTGGACGAAGTCACCGAAATGCCGCTGGAGATGCAGATCAAGCTGCTGCGCGTGCTGGAAGCGCGGTCATTCCATCGCGTGGGCGGCGACGCGCCGATGGTCAGCGACGTACGTATCCTGGCCGCCACCAATCGCGACCCCATGGATGCCGTGCGCGGCGGCCAGTTGCGCGAAGACCTGCTGTACCGCCTGGCTGTCTTCCCGCTGCATATCCCGCCGCTGCGCGAGCGCACCGAAGACATCATTCCGCTGGCGCGCCATTTCCTGGACGAGTTCAACGCGATGGAGCAGACGGAGAAGACATTTTCGCCCGGCTCTCTGGAACGGCTGGTGCGCTACGACTGGCCCGGCAACGTGCGCGAACTGAAGAACTCGATCTATCGCGCCTATATCCTGGCCGACCGCCAGGTGGAGATCGGCAATCCGGGGCTGGCCAGCCAGCCGCCGCGCCCGACGACCGTCGATGGCGTGGTGAGCGTGCGCGTTGGCACCACGCTTGCGGACACGCAGCGCGAGATCATCCTGGCCACGCTGGCCAAGTACGATGGCGACAAGCGCCAGGCCGCCCGCGCGCTGGGCATCAGCCTGAAGACGCTGTACAACCGCCTCGACCTCTATCGGGCCAGCTGA
- a CDS encoding DUF3182 family protein produces the protein MATPVTPDAAATAVAADATPAPDPQRRDVRVVVYGRADCDDPDSHQGTTLKGIAQRVARLAGYTYAGSYDAASHRPEDGRLYFVPADTLTGVDSARQLGISGLDDLLGGVVPHAFIATKAISHGLVAPDAAAPPGWNHGFAARLGAHVLPGFTAFSLDDASRAGRAMLRDGKVRVKEPCGIGGLGQQVVANEAELDRALQSLDADRVAREGVVLERNLDDVITFSVGQIQIGDLCASYCGTQDVTPDNTGRKVYGGSTLRVVRGTLEDLLAHPLETHLHDAVTAALAYHAAAIECFPGSLMSRCNYDVAFGSDNGQPRLGVLEQSWRVGGATGAELAALAAFRDDPQCVRATASTREIYGEDPSVPEDADIYFQGEDRSVGALTKYARLESVSDGHS, from the coding sequence TTGGCAACCCCAGTGACTCCCGATGCTGCAGCAACCGCGGTGGCGGCCGACGCCACCCCGGCACCCGATCCGCAACGACGCGACGTGCGCGTGGTGGTCTACGGCCGCGCCGACTGCGACGACCCGGACAGCCACCAGGGCACCACGCTCAAGGGCATCGCGCAACGCGTGGCGCGGCTGGCCGGCTACACCTACGCCGGCAGCTACGACGCGGCCTCGCACCGGCCGGAGGACGGCCGGCTTTATTTCGTGCCTGCCGACACGCTGACCGGTGTCGACAGCGCGCGCCAGCTCGGCATTTCCGGGCTGGACGACCTGCTGGGCGGCGTGGTGCCCCATGCATTCATCGCCACCAAGGCGATCTCGCATGGGCTGGTGGCGCCCGATGCCGCCGCGCCGCCGGGCTGGAACCACGGTTTCGCTGCACGCCTCGGCGCGCACGTGCTGCCCGGCTTCACGGCGTTCTCTCTCGACGACGCCAGCCGCGCCGGACGCGCGATGCTGCGCGACGGCAAGGTCCGGGTCAAGGAGCCGTGCGGGATTGGCGGCCTGGGCCAGCAGGTGGTGGCGAACGAGGCGGAACTGGATCGCGCGCTGCAGTCGCTGGACGCCGACCGCGTGGCGCGCGAGGGGGTGGTGCTGGAGCGCAATCTCGATGACGTGATTACGTTCAGCGTTGGCCAGATCCAGATCGGCGACCTGTGTGCAAGCTACTGCGGCACCCAGGACGTCACGCCCGACAACACCGGCCGCAAGGTCTATGGCGGGTCCACGCTGCGCGTGGTGCGCGGCACGCTGGAAGACCTGCTGGCCCATCCGCTGGAGACGCACCTGCACGACGCGGTGACCGCGGCGCTGGCCTATCACGCGGCTGCCATCGAGTGTTTTCCGGGTTCGCTGATGTCGCGCTGCAACTACGACGTGGCATTCGGCAGTGATAACGGCCAGCCCCGGCTGGGCGTGCTGGAGCAGTCATGGCGCGTGGGCGGCGCCACGGGGGCGGAACTGGCGGCGCTGGCCGCGTTCCGCGACGATCCTCAATGCGTGCGCGCCACTGCGAGCACCCGCGAGATCTACGGCGAGGATCCGTCCGTGCCGGAAGACGCGGATATCTATTTCCAGGGAGAAGACCGCAGTGTCGGCGCACTGACCAAATACGCAAGACTGGAGTCCGTTTCCGATGGCCACTCATGA